A DNA window from Halorubrum sp. DM2 contains the following coding sequences:
- a CDS encoding RNA-binding protein, producing MEVKSRHHLRSDEITAIREAVADHLGVDIDGETFEFVEFVDAGYELVLVDGDPAVFYVDDDEPFLTVRGANDFDPETGVVTVDAGAISFVSDGADVMRPGIVEADPEIRGGDLVVVAEETHGKVLAVGRALVDGDEMVGDSGKVVESIHHVGDDLYEFSV from the coding sequence ATGGAAGTGAAATCCCGGCATCACCTCCGGAGCGACGAGATCACGGCGATCCGCGAGGCGGTCGCCGATCACCTCGGGGTCGACATCGACGGCGAGACGTTCGAGTTCGTCGAGTTCGTCGACGCCGGCTACGAACTCGTCTTGGTCGACGGCGACCCCGCCGTCTTCTACGTCGACGACGACGAGCCGTTCCTCACCGTCCGCGGCGCGAACGACTTCGACCCGGAGACGGGCGTCGTCACCGTCGACGCGGGCGCTATCTCGTTCGTCTCCGACGGCGCGGACGTGATGCGTCCCGGCATCGTCGAGGCCGACCCGGAGATCCGCGGCGGGGACCTGGTCGTCGTCGCCGAGGAGACCCACGGGAAGGTGCTCGCGGTCGGCCGCGCGCTGGTCGACGGCGACGAGATGGTCGGCGACAGCGGGAAGGTCGTCGAGTCGATCCATCACGTTGGCGACGACCTCTACGAGTTCTCCGTCTGA
- a CDS encoding Fe-S cluster biogenesis protein NfuA, whose amino-acid sequence MSDESDESLADRVERWMVGQMPIIQMHGGTSVVREADPDTGEVVVELGGTCSGCGISNITADNIRRDLILDFDEVDDVTVRTASSGDNGASTVEGGRGGELKHETESANHF is encoded by the coding sequence ATGAGCGACGAGAGCGACGAGAGCCTCGCGGACCGGGTCGAGCGGTGGATGGTCGGGCAGATGCCGATCATCCAGATGCACGGCGGCACGAGCGTCGTGCGCGAGGCGGACCCCGACACCGGCGAGGTCGTCGTCGAACTCGGTGGCACCTGCTCCGGCTGCGGCATCTCTAACATCACCGCCGACAACATCCGTCGCGACCTAATCTTAGACTTCGACGAGGTCGACGACGTGACGGTGCGGACGGCCTCCTCCGGTGACAACGGCGCGTCCACCGTCGAGGGCGGCCGCGGCGGCGAACTCAAACACGAGACCGAGTCCGCGAACCACTTCTGA
- a CDS encoding 2Fe-2S iron-sulfur cluster-binding protein encodes MFGPLAIVAITRIVSLPAIALAAVATLLVLLVTSVKGTGWEPTTDISEEVLEHRASAVPETEFPEPGNRAVGGGGGGAGAIPAGADGEEGELEEGGTVSSGPGDIPEDEVEYFEVEFVKQGETVELSNDQPILEQGEDEGWDLPYACRQGQCVSCAGRIADGPSEDFVEHDNQQMLEEAEIDDGYTLTCVAYPRDSFSIETGEAP; translated from the coding sequence ATGTTTGGCCCACTGGCGATCGTGGCGATCACGAGGATCGTGAGCCTGCCCGCGATCGCGCTCGCGGCGGTCGCGACGCTGCTCGTCCTCCTCGTCACCTCCGTGAAGGGAACGGGGTGGGAACCCACGACCGACATCTCCGAGGAAGTGCTCGAACACCGCGCGTCCGCGGTTCCGGAGACGGAGTTCCCCGAACCCGGTAACCGCGCGGTCGGCGGCGGCGGTGGCGGCGCGGGCGCGATCCCGGCCGGTGCCGACGGCGAGGAGGGCGAACTCGAAGAGGGCGGCACCGTCAGCTCCGGTCCCGGCGACATCCCCGAAGACGAGGTGGAGTACTTCGAGGTCGAGTTCGTCAAACAGGGCGAGACGGTCGAGCTCTCGAACGACCAGCCCATCCTCGAACAGGGCGAAGACGAGGGGTGGGATCTCCCGTACGCCTGCCGGCAGGGACAGTGCGTTTCCTGTGCCGGACGTATCGCCGACGGTCCCTCCGAGGACTTCGTCGAACACGACAACCAGCAGATGCTCGAAGAGGCCGAAATCGACGACGGCTACACGCTCACCTGCGTCGCCTACCCCCGCGACTCCTTCAGCATCGAGACCGGCGAAGCGCCGTAG
- a CDS encoding glycoside hydrolase family 97 catalytic domain-containing protein, translating to MREKRSQQSFDGATRRGFLGSVGALVAAAGYSGTVAADDAARIANDADDPVQTVESPDGSISVTVEVSDGVPTYEVARAGATYVGPSTLGFDFRNQSAFGASAAGDDGSVSVTGTERESATEEWEPVWGAYDEVSAEYNALSVGLADATDGSEGGGRTATLQVRVFDDGIGLRVVLGEGFASNQGRAVVVSENTGVDFADDYDAWWIRNEVTNPRFEQEYSETPLSEIPGGTRTTRPTDTQVRTGAHTPLTVDAGDAYLSVHEANLDDYAAATLAPRDDDGETAFATELTPLPEGSKASLELPAATPWRTIQVVERPGELIESQLVPLLSDPLDEEALPAGAGGEPDTDWIEPRKYVGIWWTMIAGQANWEYKTDDAVAGGGGNPAAYVHGARTERMKRYMRFASENGIDGVLVEGWNEGWDTYPGDGTGFGFGVDDSYPDFDVREVTDFGAGLPDPVEMTIHNETAGNLPGYESAILDEDVFTGYDETGINSIKNGYVSDPGLGIDGDGAEPTHNQHNQLAVNHHRLVIREAAANRQLLEIHEGIKPTGEIRTYPNVANREVVKAQEYDGFGQLGSNVGRDHHVTLPFTRNLAGPVSFQPGIFDITFGDDRGDQIQTTRAKQLAMYPTYLSGLQMAADRIEGYVDETFAAGEGLHAAAGDRDGLVTDDSWRNAFGTNFVAVDPNRAPSGSSVAFTVEDVPSAGTYDLHLRYASDAEENAGRVIDAGGPRATLRVNDEARTIEPPFTDYWDDWQVFTTEVELAAGDNEVAIELDYDDGDGGFGGDVGGFNLNAVAVTGPGEPSPIPAEYEGYEPENENFDAEPEFGFIESVPAAGWDETRVVGSAIGEYLAIARRHGDEWYLGVMTDGDGRTVDVPLDFLAPGNSGGTPGRGNGNGNGRGSGNGRGNGNGNSRGNGRGNGNGNGNGRNGPKYVAEIHSDAVGTGVDVDPTGVRIDEAVVTPSSTLLASLAPSGGTAVRLRPAQGREINRLPEYERPEQELEIEIADEVVLGDPLLTATGSNDAPFVGGTAVEVSIDGEVASRDIVRLPPNATNETVELGFRNPGFGTFDVVVREAESGAELAANTVTVVPGDLVAELTDPAGDDDGPGEYVYPTADAFEAGAFDLRAFRTYETDDEYRFAFEVENLYDTFGGEFSPHYFLVYLRDPEADGGRTASLDDIGLTAEFADPWQCRVDASGFGSGVTDGDGATLGTPEVFVSFDANTAVVSIPKSTVGGDLSGWEVLPVVGSEDRGSLRAVEVDARDYVFGGAREGAADNAPQIIDLITPEGVSQADALDYGPDSPASLPFTPL from the coding sequence ATGCGTGAGAAACGATCACAGCAATCATTTGACGGAGCGACGCGACGCGGCTTCCTCGGGAGCGTGGGGGCGCTGGTGGCCGCGGCGGGCTACTCGGGGACCGTCGCCGCCGACGACGCCGCGCGGATAGCCAACGACGCGGACGACCCGGTTCAGACGGTGGAGTCCCCGGACGGATCGATATCCGTCACCGTCGAGGTCAGCGACGGGGTCCCGACCTACGAGGTCGCGCGCGCCGGGGCGACGTACGTCGGGCCGTCGACGCTCGGGTTCGACTTCAGGAACCAGTCGGCGTTCGGGGCGAGCGCCGCGGGCGACGACGGTTCGGTGAGCGTCACGGGGACCGAACGCGAGTCCGCGACCGAGGAGTGGGAGCCGGTGTGGGGCGCGTACGACGAGGTCTCGGCCGAGTACAACGCCCTCAGCGTCGGGCTCGCGGACGCGACCGACGGCTCCGAAGGCGGCGGCCGGACGGCGACCCTTCAGGTCCGCGTCTTCGACGACGGGATCGGGCTCCGGGTCGTCCTCGGCGAGGGGTTCGCGAGCAACCAAGGCCGGGCGGTGGTCGTCTCTGAGAACACCGGCGTCGACTTCGCGGACGACTACGACGCGTGGTGGATCCGCAACGAGGTGACGAACCCGCGGTTCGAACAGGAGTACAGCGAGACGCCGCTCTCGGAGATCCCGGGGGGAACGCGGACGACGCGACCGACCGACACGCAGGTCCGGACCGGCGCGCACACGCCGCTCACGGTGGACGCGGGCGACGCGTACCTGAGCGTCCACGAGGCGAACCTCGACGACTACGCGGCCGCGACGCTCGCGCCGCGGGACGACGACGGGGAGACCGCGTTCGCGACCGAGCTCACGCCGCTGCCCGAGGGGAGCAAGGCATCGTTGGAACTCCCGGCGGCGACGCCGTGGCGGACGATTCAGGTCGTCGAGCGGCCGGGCGAGCTGATCGAGTCGCAGCTGGTCCCGCTGCTCTCCGACCCGCTCGACGAGGAGGCGCTACCGGCGGGAGCGGGGGGCGAACCCGACACCGACTGGATCGAGCCGCGCAAGTACGTCGGGATCTGGTGGACGATGATCGCGGGGCAGGCGAACTGGGAGTACAAGACCGACGACGCGGTCGCGGGCGGGGGCGGAAATCCGGCCGCCTACGTTCACGGGGCCCGCACCGAGCGGATGAAGCGGTACATGCGCTTCGCGAGCGAGAACGGGATCGACGGGGTCCTCGTCGAGGGGTGGAACGAGGGGTGGGACACCTATCCCGGCGACGGGACCGGATTCGGATTCGGCGTCGACGACTCCTACCCGGACTTCGACGTGCGCGAGGTGACCGACTTCGGTGCCGGGCTCCCGGATCCGGTCGAGATGACGATCCACAACGAGACCGCCGGGAACCTCCCGGGGTACGAGTCGGCGATCCTCGACGAGGACGTGTTCACGGGCTACGACGAGACGGGGATCAACTCGATCAAGAACGGCTACGTCTCGGACCCGGGCCTCGGCATCGACGGCGACGGCGCGGAGCCGACCCACAACCAGCACAACCAGCTCGCGGTGAACCACCACCGGCTGGTGATCCGGGAGGCCGCCGCGAACCGCCAGCTGCTGGAGATCCACGAGGGGATCAAGCCGACCGGCGAGATCCGCACCTACCCGAACGTGGCGAACCGCGAGGTCGTCAAGGCTCAGGAGTACGACGGGTTCGGCCAGCTCGGGTCGAACGTCGGCCGCGATCACCACGTCACGCTCCCGTTCACGCGGAACCTCGCCGGTCCCGTGAGCTTCCAGCCGGGGATCTTCGACATCACCTTCGGCGACGACCGCGGCGACCAGATCCAGACGACGCGGGCGAAACAGCTCGCGATGTACCCGACGTACCTCAGCGGCCTCCAGATGGCGGCCGACCGGATCGAGGGGTACGTCGACGAGACGTTCGCGGCCGGCGAGGGCCTCCACGCCGCCGCCGGCGACCGCGACGGACTGGTCACCGACGACTCGTGGCGGAACGCGTTCGGGACCAACTTCGTCGCCGTCGACCCCAACCGCGCCCCGAGCGGATCGTCGGTCGCCTTCACGGTCGAGGACGTGCCGAGCGCCGGGACCTACGACCTCCACCTCCGGTACGCGAGCGACGCCGAGGAGAACGCCGGCCGCGTGATCGACGCCGGCGGGCCGCGCGCGACCCTGCGCGTCAACGACGAGGCGCGGACGATCGAGCCGCCCTTCACCGACTACTGGGACGACTGGCAGGTGTTCACGACCGAGGTCGAACTGGCGGCCGGCGACAACGAGGTCGCGATCGAACTGGACTACGACGACGGCGACGGCGGCTTCGGCGGCGATGTCGGCGGGTTCAACCTCAACGCCGTCGCGGTCACCGGGCCCGGCGAGCCGTCACCGATCCCGGCCGAGTACGAGGGGTACGAACCCGAAAACGAGAACTTCGACGCCGAGCCGGAGTTCGGCTTCATCGAGTCGGTCCCGGCCGCCGGCTGGGACGAGACCCGCGTCGTCGGCTCCGCGATCGGCGAGTACCTCGCGATCGCCCGCCGCCACGGCGACGAGTGGTACCTCGGCGTCATGACCGACGGCGACGGGCGGACGGTCGACGTGCCGCTCGACTTCCTCGCTCCCGGCAACTCCGGCGGCACGCCGGGTCGGGGTAACGGGAACGGCAACGGACGCGGCAGCGGCAACGGACGCGGCAACGGAAATGGAAACAGCCGCGGCAACGGACGTGGAAACGGGAACGGAAACGGCAACGGCCGAAACGGTCCCAAGTACGTCGCCGAGATCCACTCGGACGCCGTCGGTACCGGCGTCGACGTCGACCCGACCGGGGTCCGCATCGACGAGGCGGTCGTCACGCCGAGTTCGACCCTGTTGGCGTCGCTGGCCCCGAGCGGGGGGACCGCGGTCAGACTGCGCCCGGCTCAGGGCCGCGAGATCAACCGGCTCCCCGAGTACGAACGGCCGGAGCAGGAACTGGAGATCGAGATCGCCGACGAGGTGGTCCTCGGTGACCCCCTCCTCACCGCGACCGGGTCGAACGACGCCCCGTTCGTCGGCGGCACGGCCGTGGAGGTGTCGATCGACGGTGAGGTCGCCTCGCGCGACATCGTCCGTCTCCCGCCGAACGCGACGAACGAGACCGTCGAACTCGGGTTCCGAAACCCCGGGTTCGGTACCTTCGATGTCGTCGTGCGCGAGGCTGAGAGCGGAGCCGAACTCGCCGCCAACACCGTCACCGTCGTTCCCGGCGACCTCGTCGCCGAACTGACCGATCCCGCCGGCGACGACGACGGCCCCGGCGAGTACGTGTATCCGACCGCCGACGCGTTCGAAGCGGGCGCGTTCGACCTGCGCGCGTTCCGCACGTACGAGACCGACGACGAGTATCGGTTCGCCTTCGAGGTGGAGAACCTGTACGACACGTTCGGCGGCGAGTTCTCGCCGCACTACTTCCTCGTGTACCTGCGCGACCCCGAGGCTGACGGCGGGCGGACGGCGTCGCTCGACGACATCGGACTCACCGCCGAGTTCGCCGACCCGTGGCAGTGTCGGGTCGACGCGAGCGGCTTCGGAAGCGGGGTCACGGACGGCGACGGAGCGACCCTCGGCACGCCGGAGGTGTTCGTCAGCTTCGACGCGAACACGGCCGTCGTCTCGATACCGAAGTCGACGGTCGGCGGCGACCTCTCCGGCTGGGAGGTGCTGCCGGTCGTCGGCTCGGAGGACCGCGGCAGCCTGCGGGCGGTCGAGGTCGACGCACGGGATTACGTCTTCGGCGGTGCCCGTGAGGGTGCGGCCGACAACGCGCCGCAGATCATAGACCTGATCACGCCCGAGGGCGTCTCGCAGGCGGACGCGCTCGATTACGGCCCGGACTCGCCGGCGTCGCTGCCGTTCACGCCGCTGTAG